From a region of the Triticum aestivum cultivar Chinese Spring chromosome 7D, IWGSC CS RefSeq v2.1, whole genome shotgun sequence genome:
- the LOC123166915 gene encoding uncharacterized protein, protein MDKIGKRMPELLADPQVSATQALAVMWKEIGDYEAACEAQFRARYEDVEDDYDEYSDDDDDDSEENEETEAGGGEAGDWRRRPGGDEKEKNRRVEEEAPRILLCRS, encoded by the coding sequence ATGGACAAGATCGGCAAGCGCATGCCGGAGCTGCTGGCGGACCCGCAGGTCTCGGCGACCCAAGCGCTGGCCGTCATGTGGAAGGAGATCGGGGACTACGAGGCCGCCTGCGAGGCGCAGTTCCGTGCAAGGtacgaggacgttgaggacgactATGACGAGTActccgacgatgatgatgatgactccgaggAGAATGAGGAGACGGAGGCTGGCGGTGGGGAGGCGGGGgattggcggcggcggccgggtggCGACGAGAAGGAGAAGAACCGGCgggtggaggaggaggcgccaAGGATTCTTCTCTGTAGGTCGTGA
- the LOC123166913 gene encoding transcription factor MYBS1 (The sequence of the model RefSeq protein was modified relative to this genomic sequence to represent the inferred CDS: added 19 bases not found in genome assembly), whose amino-acid sequence MASQGAATAAWTNEEDKAFENAVASGAPPPLDGVPEECWFAALAASVPARSTEEVRRHYEALVEDVGAIDAGRVPLPRYAGEDSSAAAAAAAPSKDRREDRKSFDSDSGKGCSKAEQERRKGIPWTEEEHRLFLLGLDKFGKGDWRSISRNFVISRTPTQVASHAQKYFIRLNSMNRDRRRSSIHDITSINNAAQAVPPITGQAPAALGGPPGGMMKHPGMVGMYGGAPMGHPVAGHMVPAAVGTPVMFPPGPGHPPYAMPVGYPAPHQ is encoded by the exons CCACGGCGGCGTGGACCAACGAGGAGGACAAGGCGTTCGAGAACGCGGTCGCATCCGGTGCACCGCCGCCGCTGGACGGCGTGCCGGAGGAGTGCTGGTTCGCGGCGCTCGCGGCGAGCGTGCCGGCGCGGTCGACGGAGGAGGTGCGGCGACACTACGAGGCCCTGGTGGAGGACGTCGGCGCGATCGACGCCGGCCGCGTCCCTCTCCCGCGCTACGCCGGGGAGGACTCTTCCGCCGCGGCGGCCGCAGCGGCGCCTAGCAAGGACCGGCGCGAGGACCGGAAGAGCTTCGACTCCGACTCCGGGAAGGGCTGCTCCAAGGCGGAGCAGGAGCGGCGCAAGGGCATCCCCTGGACTGAGGAGGAGCACAG GCTGTTCTTGCTGGGGCTGGACAAGTTCGGCAAGGGCGACTGGCGGAGCATCTCGCGCAACTTCGTCATCTCCCGGACGCCCACGCAGGTGGCCAGCCACGCGCAGAAGTACTTCATCCGCCTCAACTCCATGAACCGGGACCGCCGCCGCTCCAGCATCCACGACATCACCAGCATCAACAACGCCGCCCAGGCCGTGCCGCCCATCACCGGCCAGGCCCCCGCCGCGCTGGGGGGGCCGCCCGGGGGCATGATGAAGCATCCCGGGATGGTGGGCATGTACGGAGGGGCGCCCATGGGCCACCCGGTCGCCGGCCACATGGTCCCCGCCGCCGTCGGCACGCCGGTCATGTTCCCGCCGGGGCCGGGCCACCCGCCCTACGCCATGCCCGTCGGCTACCCGGCTCCGCATCAGTGA
- the LOC123167769 gene encoding uncharacterized protein gives MFQHPVRRRLAAAAWNWNRATATRHLGPGGVRQLGWTKAASDGHAASAQEKAHYVPPLFSAMRADSAKYSTTPDPKEEHPEPELEETPTFSWELQGLLNEDLYKDQMKRIPATFTSIRDYTRSFLVPLMEERRAGVRAALEGIGHAPVAKVDWIEEYRPLSDRSLLGYTLWSSAGDGDCYFPKDDDVVLLTHRGRRARRCRSSRAP, from the exons ATGTTCCAGCATCCGgttcgtcgccgcctcgccgcggCGGCATGGAACTGGAACCGAGCCACCGCCACCCGCCATTTGGGGCCTGGCGGAGTCCGGCAGCTTGGATGGACCAAGGCGGCGAGCGACGGCCACGCCGCGTCGGCGCAGGAGAAGGCGCATTATGTGCCGCCCCTTTTCAGCGCGATGAGGGCAGATTCGGCCAAATACTCCACCACGCCGGATCCGAAGGAGGAGCATCCGGAGCCGGAGCTGGAGGAGACGCCGACCTTTTCGTGGGAGCTCCAGGGCTTGCTCAACGAGGACTTGTACAAGGACCAG ATGAAGAGAATCCCAGCGACTTTCACCTCAATCAGGGACTACACGAGGTCCTTCCTGGTGCCACTGATGGAGGAGAGGCGCGCCGGCGTCCGCGCCGCGCTGGAAGGCATCGGCCACGCGCCGGTGGCTAAGGTGGACTGGATCGAGGAGTACCGTCCGCTCTCAGATCGGTCACTGTTAGGGTACACTCTCTGGTCGTCAGCTGGTGATGGTGACTGTTATTTCCCCAAGGACGACGATGTGGTGCTGTTGACGCACCGGGGCCGACGTGCACGTCGGTGCCGGAGCAGCCGTGCGCCATAG